A genomic window from Silvibacterium dinghuense includes:
- a CDS encoding YfiT family bacillithiol transferase, with protein sequence MASPATTDPRYPIGRFTPPAVYTPEILEASIVALAALPENLRAAVDGFSREQIDTPYREGGWTVRQLVHHVADSHMNAYCRVKQALTEDWPPVAAYDENRWAQLADARTPVQISLDLLESLHRRWVAVFSSLQPEDWESRGYMHSVGGRSTLAWVVACYAWHSDHHVAHVTALRKNRGW encoded by the coding sequence ATGGCCAGCCCTGCGACTACTGACCCGCGTTACCCCATCGGACGATTTACCCCTCCTGCTGTCTATACGCCTGAAATTCTTGAGGCCAGCATCGTTGCACTCGCCGCACTTCCGGAGAATCTCCGCGCCGCCGTCGACGGCTTCAGCCGCGAGCAGATCGACACGCCGTACCGCGAGGGGGGATGGACCGTTCGCCAGCTGGTGCATCATGTGGCCGACAGCCATATGAATGCTTACTGCCGCGTGAAGCAGGCCCTTACCGAGGATTGGCCTCCGGTCGCTGCCTACGATGAAAATCGCTGGGCGCAGCTGGCCGATGCCCGTACTCCGGTACAGATTTCGCTCGATTTGCTGGAGTCGCTCCATCGCCGCTGGGTGGCGGTCTTCTCGTCTCTTCAGCCTGAAGACTGGGAATCGCGCGGTTACATGCATTCGGTAGGCGGCCGGTCGACACTGGCCTGGGTGGTTGCCTGCTATGCCTGGCACTCCGATCACCATGTCGCGCACGTGACGGCGTTACGAAAGAATCGCGGCTGGTAG
- a CDS encoding TPR domain-containing glycosyltransferase has protein sequence MARKPVVELAMIVRNGGDGLARAILSAQAAVDRIVIGDTGSTDSSVATARNMGAFVFHVPWENDFSQARNAVLQACRGDWVLILDADEMLDPAGAASIPQLTAQSQVDAWEVWKWHYIRAQTSRSGVEPARINPCILPESGSYPAYTRSPNTLLFRRRPDVYFEYTVHETVSRRIHKLGLRTAEAPFVIHHFGYAEETAQQRREKLEQYHQMGLRKAEAHPLDYWAHYELGLSELEHRHNPQQALANFENALKLNPEFAPGWLYAGICLTRSGRYPQALACLARAEEKMPPHGPVHPLLCEAKGDAFFHGGEIAQAEQQYRLAGRDTDLSPLAACKLGACEVQLGKAENGLARIEAAVEREPQTAELYDIWVAAAMLAGDIRTAAQVARQRLRIGQPSVHSFVLAAGLQARLEDWRRAVSILEDGIGHYPNDAGLRREWKIAMKRGNIGG, from the coding sequence GTGGCCCGCAAACCGGTGGTAGAGCTTGCCATGATCGTGCGCAACGGCGGCGACGGCCTCGCGCGCGCCATCCTGAGCGCACAGGCCGCCGTGGATCGCATCGTCATCGGAGATACAGGCTCGACGGACAGCTCCGTGGCAACAGCAAGGAATATGGGCGCGTTTGTCTTCCATGTGCCTTGGGAGAATGACTTCTCCCAAGCCCGCAATGCCGTGCTGCAGGCCTGCCGGGGAGACTGGGTGCTCATTCTCGATGCCGACGAGATGCTGGACCCTGCCGGGGCTGCCAGTATTCCTCAGCTCACGGCGCAATCGCAGGTCGATGCCTGGGAGGTCTGGAAATGGCATTACATCCGCGCCCAGACCAGCCGCAGCGGCGTCGAACCGGCGCGGATCAATCCCTGCATACTGCCCGAATCCGGTTCTTATCCCGCCTACACGCGCAGTCCGAACACGCTGCTTTTTCGCCGCAGGCCGGATGTGTACTTCGAATACACCGTGCATGAGACGGTATCGCGGCGTATCCATAAGCTCGGGCTTCGGACCGCCGAAGCACCCTTTGTCATTCACCACTTCGGATATGCAGAGGAGACCGCGCAGCAGCGCCGCGAAAAGCTCGAGCAGTATCACCAGATGGGCCTGCGCAAGGCCGAGGCTCACCCGCTGGACTACTGGGCGCACTATGAGCTGGGGCTGAGCGAGCTCGAACACCGCCATAACCCGCAGCAGGCGCTCGCGAACTTCGAGAACGCTCTGAAACTGAACCCGGAATTTGCTCCGGGATGGCTTTATGCCGGAATCTGCCTGACCCGGTCAGGGCGCTATCCGCAGGCGCTCGCCTGTCTCGCCCGCGCAGAAGAGAAGATGCCCCCGCATGGCCCGGTCCATCCCCTGCTCTGCGAGGCAAAGGGCGACGCTTTTTTTCATGGCGGGGAAATCGCGCAGGCGGAGCAGCAGTACCGGCTCGCGGGGAGAGATACGGATCTGTCCCCGTTGGCAGCCTGCAAGCTGGGCGCCTGCGAGGTGCAGCTGGGCAAGGCCGAGAATGGCCTGGCGAGAATCGAAGCGGCCGTCGAACGCGAACCGCAGACGGCAGAACTTTATGACATATGGGTCGCGGCAGCGATGCTCGCCGGGGATATCCGCACGGCAGCCCAGGTGGCCCGGCAGCGGCTGCGGATCGGCCAGCCCTCCGTTCACAGTTTTGTATTGGCAGCGGGGTTACAGGCGCGCCTGGAAGACTGGCGCCGCGCAGTCTCTATCCTGGAGGACGGCATCGGACACTACCCCAACGATGCCGGACTACGCCGGGAGTGGAAGATCGCTATGAAGAGGGGAAATATCGGAGGATAG
- the tldD gene encoding metalloprotease TldD → MTQSTTQAAGPVSGPASGISHKRYFFEKFGITERLLERCLGEALSAGGDYADLYFESVSSTSIGIDESIVKSASQGVSAGCGIRVLSGERTGYAYTDELSTEKLLHAARTAALIASGPAKQPVVGFQETKAPSLYPAPALDLDSDLSKKLELVNRADKAARAFDPRITQVRASYADELRRILIAASDGTFASDTQPLARLNVFVLAKEAERTARGTSGGGGRVEIDFFETEKTPEHFAREAARQAILQLNAVAAPAGEMKVVLGPGWPGVLLHEAVGHGLEADFNRKKTSAFAGLIGREVASSKVTVVDNGTMPNRRGSLNVDDEGSATQETVLIENGILKGYLSDKLSSRLMNMPHTGNGRRESYQQIPMPRMTNTYMLAGEDAPEDIIRSVKRGLYAVNFGGGSVDITSGKFVFSASEAYLIEDGRITAPVRDATLIGNGPEALKYVSMVGHDLELDEGVGTCGKDGQSVPVGVGMPTVKLDRMTVGGTGR, encoded by the coding sequence ATGACCCAGTCGACGACGCAGGCCGCGGGACCAGTTTCTGGCCCGGCTTCGGGAATCAGCCACAAGCGCTATTTCTTTGAAAAATTTGGCATTACCGAGCGCCTGCTGGAACGCTGCCTGGGTGAGGCGCTCTCTGCCGGGGGAGACTATGCGGATCTCTACTTCGAGTCCGTCTCCTCGACCTCCATTGGCATCGATGAATCGATTGTGAAATCTGCCAGCCAGGGCGTCAGCGCCGGCTGCGGCATCCGCGTGCTCAGCGGCGAGCGCACCGGCTACGCCTATACCGATGAGCTTTCCACCGAGAAACTCCTGCACGCCGCCCGCACCGCGGCGCTGATCGCCAGCGGCCCGGCCAAACAACCGGTGGTCGGCTTTCAGGAGACCAAGGCACCCAGCCTCTACCCGGCTCCGGCGCTCGATCTCGACTCCGATCTTTCCAAGAAGCTCGAACTGGTAAACCGTGCCGACAAGGCCGCCCGCGCCTTCGATCCGCGCATCACGCAGGTCCGCGCCAGCTATGCCGACGAGCTGCGCCGCATCCTCATCGCAGCCTCCGATGGCACCTTCGCCAGCGACACCCAGCCGCTGGCCCGGCTGAACGTCTTCGTCCTGGCCAAGGAGGCGGAACGCACGGCACGTGGAACCTCGGGTGGTGGAGGACGTGTCGAAATCGACTTCTTCGAGACAGAAAAGACACCTGAGCACTTTGCCCGCGAAGCGGCCCGGCAAGCCATCCTGCAACTGAACGCGGTAGCCGCTCCGGCAGGCGAGATGAAAGTGGTTCTGGGCCCGGGCTGGCCCGGCGTGCTGCTGCACGAGGCCGTCGGCCACGGGCTCGAAGCGGACTTCAACCGCAAGAAGACTTCGGCATTCGCCGGACTCATCGGGCGCGAGGTCGCCAGCTCGAAGGTCACCGTGGTCGACAACGGCACCATGCCCAACCGCCGCGGCTCGCTCAACGTGGACGACGAGGGCTCGGCCACGCAGGAGACGGTGCTCATCGAAAACGGCATTCTCAAGGGCTACCTGAGCGACAAGCTCTCCTCGCGCCTGATGAACATGCCGCACACCGGCAACGGCCGCCGCGAGAGCTATCAGCAGATCCCCATGCCGCGCATGACCAACACCTACATGCTGGCCGGCGAGGACGCGCCGGAAGACATCATCCGCAGCGTGAAGCGCGGTCTCTACGCGGTGAACTTCGGCGGCGGCTCGGTCGATATCACCAGCGGCAAGTTTGTCTTCTCGGCCAGCGAGGCCTATCTCATCGAAGACGGCAGGATCACCGCACCGGTGCGCGACGCCACGCTGATCGGCAACGGGCCGGAGGCGCTGAAGTACGTGTCGATGGTCGGGCATGATTTAGAGCTGGACGAGGGCGTCGGCACCTGCGGCAAAGACGGCCAGAGCGTGCCGGTCGGCGTCGGTATGCCGACGGTCAAGCTGGATCGCATGACCGTGGGCGGCACGGGACGATAG
- a CDS encoding serine hydrolase, whose product MARSRYPAFILVAGIASTAVHAQTAKSEPESQVAQRIHSVETCLPPPVIVTNEPKPCTSLSQRMAELHIPAVSIAVIHNGVIAWAKGYGVRQTGGAPVDADTLFQAGSISKPVAAMGTLHLVQEQKLSLDADINATLTSWKLPASTSAPGAVVTLRELLTHTAGLTVHGFPGYASGVPVPSLVQVLNGEAPANTAPIRLDSIPGKEWRYSGGGYTVMQQMVIDTVKEPYPQFLHDTVLAPIGMSHSTYQQPLPASLLSNAAMPYNADGTPVPGGPHTYPEMAAAGLWTTPSDLCLYILEVQNSLAGKANHVLSQATTQTMLTAGIGNWGLGLERGGSTSDPWFMHGGVNAGYESLFLGYDHNGNGAAVMTDAQGGSRMAAEIMSAIALAYDWPDWKPVTRTQVHVDPSVLARYVGTYELHPNFRVTFTLEGDQLMTQATNQPKFPVYPESQTKFFLTVVDGEVEFFPDDKGQASYIVLHQGGQSVKGIRK is encoded by the coding sequence ATGGCAAGGAGCAGGTATCCGGCGTTCATCCTCGTTGCGGGAATCGCTTCAACGGCTGTTCACGCTCAGACGGCAAAATCAGAGCCCGAAAGCCAGGTTGCGCAGCGCATCCACTCGGTGGAAACATGCCTGCCACCACCGGTTATCGTCACGAACGAGCCAAAACCCTGCACATCGCTCTCCCAGCGCATGGCTGAGCTTCATATTCCTGCCGTGAGCATCGCGGTGATCCACAATGGCGTCATCGCATGGGCCAAAGGATATGGAGTGCGGCAGACCGGTGGAGCTCCCGTCGATGCAGACACGCTCTTTCAGGCCGGTTCCATCAGCAAGCCGGTCGCTGCCATGGGCACGCTTCATCTCGTTCAGGAACAGAAGCTTTCGCTCGATGCGGACATCAATGCGACGCTCACCAGCTGGAAGCTTCCTGCCAGCACAAGCGCGCCGGGAGCAGTGGTGACGCTGCGGGAGCTGCTCACCCACACCGCAGGACTCACCGTGCATGGCTTTCCAGGGTATGCATCGGGAGTTCCCGTTCCAAGCCTTGTTCAGGTCCTGAACGGAGAAGCTCCGGCAAACACCGCGCCGATCCGTCTGGACAGCATCCCCGGGAAAGAGTGGAGATATTCCGGCGGCGGATACACCGTAATGCAGCAAATGGTGATCGATACGGTGAAGGAGCCGTATCCTCAATTTCTGCACGACACCGTTTTGGCTCCGATCGGAATGAGCCACAGCACCTACCAGCAACCGCTTCCCGCATCCCTCCTCAGCAACGCGGCGATGCCCTATAACGCCGATGGCACACCGGTGCCGGGTGGTCCGCACACCTACCCCGAGATGGCCGCCGCGGGCCTCTGGACTACGCCCTCGGACCTGTGCCTCTACATCCTCGAGGTGCAGAATTCCCTGGCTGGAAAGGCGAATCACGTTCTTTCCCAGGCAACGACGCAAACCATGCTGACCGCAGGTATCGGAAACTGGGGCCTGGGACTGGAACGTGGCGGTTCGACGTCCGATCCCTGGTTCATGCATGGCGGCGTGAATGCAGGCTATGAAAGTCTCTTCCTCGGATATGACCACAATGGCAACGGCGCGGCAGTCATGACCGATGCGCAGGGAGGCAGCCGCATGGCAGCCGAGATCATGAGCGCAATCGCGCTTGCCTACGATTGGCCCGATTGGAAGCCAGTGACACGAACGCAGGTTCACGTGGATCCCTCGGTGCTGGCCCGCTATGTAGGCACCTATGAGCTCCATCCCAACTTCCGCGTCACCTTCACCCTCGAGGGCGACCAGTTGATGACGCAGGCGACGAATCAGCCGAAGTTTCCCGTCTACCCCGAGTCGCAGACGAAGTTCTTTCTGACGGTGGTCGATGGCGAGGTCGAGTTTTTCCCGGATGACAAAGGGCAGGCGAGCTATATCGTCCTTCACCAGGGCGGGCAGAGCGTCAAGGGGATACGAAAATAA
- a CDS encoding NINE protein, whose amino-acid sequence MVTTVPMMETGWTDEQRAIFHAQMSAYQKDEVVGVLLALFLGTFGAHHFYLRRTGLGILYLVFFFTGIPTIVSLVECFFMPGRVRQYNLALANYFAAQMGAGPAYIPSLAAAWTPAPAANTAAWTPAPPAPAPGMTRTCAVCGAVILPEAKFCGRCGNKVA is encoded by the coding sequence ATGGTAACTACGGTGCCCATGATGGAAACAGGCTGGACCGATGAGCAGCGGGCCATATTTCATGCGCAGATGTCCGCATACCAGAAAGACGAGGTCGTTGGCGTTTTGCTGGCACTGTTCCTGGGGACATTTGGCGCGCATCACTTTTATCTGCGCAGGACGGGCCTCGGTATCCTCTACCTCGTATTTTTCTTTACCGGGATTCCGACCATCGTCAGCCTGGTGGAGTGCTTCTTCATGCCCGGCCGCGTGCGTCAGTACAACCTTGCGCTGGCAAACTATTTTGCAGCACAGATGGGGGCAGGGCCGGCTTATATTCCTTCCCTCGCCGCTGCATGGACACCGGCCCCGGCAGCCAACACCGCTGCATGGACACCGGCTCCGCCCGCTCCTGCACCCGGGATGACCCGGACCTGCGCAGTCTGCGGGGCAGTAATTCTGCCCGAAGCGAAATTCTGCGGCCGCTGCGGCAATAAGGTCGCCTGA
- a CDS encoding AI-2E family transporter — translation MNSNSISRPRRGLLTSEPIILLALVLAGLYFAREVLIPLAMALTLNFLLAPLVIRFEKLRLRRVSAVILVLTLTTGIIGGVGWIVTRQVLSVVNDLPNYTDNIHDKMEQLHAPADGQVSQTLSSLRAISAAFTGQTPKPSASAAPAAPATPSMVHGSTRRARELAERKLEEEQEGKPVPVSVISPEETSRQYIAEYLSPMLHPLGTLGMVLIFTVYMLLKREDLRNRLLLLAGFGRLNLMTQALNDAAARISRFLVMNTLVNCGYGILFAGGLYLLRVPNATLWGALLAILRMVPYVGTMIVGTATLLYTLAIFTTWWHALWVFLLFAGMEIVIANFVEPYLYGSRTGISALALVAMAMVWTLLWGWAGLVVSTPLTVCLIVLGRYLPQMSFLHILLGDEAELAPEAKFYERLLATDQAEAHHIADRFLETHTLVDLYDEVVMPALTMTEQDRHKGVLDELRATYLFQSATELIAELTDYRAQANVDPICPPESIPARATPVVCIPANDHADEIAATMFAQLLEQCGHKTLMLPGAAVSTEILERLAEEPDTILCISALQPFAFAHARKLALRLREGLPANRILIGLWGAAGDKDALRERFGAGRPEVVVGKLRDGLEWVRGGNRTAHHWHKPAVIEQP, via the coding sequence ATGAACTCGAACTCGATCTCCCGGCCCCGGCGGGGTCTGCTCACCAGCGAGCCGATCATTCTGCTGGCTCTCGTGCTGGCCGGACTCTATTTCGCGCGGGAGGTGCTCATCCCGCTGGCCATGGCGCTGACTCTCAACTTCCTGCTTGCGCCCCTGGTCATCCGGTTCGAGAAGCTGCGTCTCCGCCGCGTCTCTGCAGTGATTCTCGTTCTCACGCTCACCACCGGCATCATCGGAGGCGTCGGCTGGATCGTGACACGGCAGGTCTTGAGCGTGGTCAATGACCTGCCGAATTACACCGACAATATCCACGACAAGATGGAGCAGCTGCACGCTCCCGCCGACGGCCAGGTCTCACAGACTCTGAGCAGCCTGCGCGCCATCTCCGCAGCCTTCACCGGTCAGACCCCGAAACCCTCCGCATCCGCGGCTCCTGCCGCGCCTGCGACTCCATCCATGGTGCATGGCAGCACGCGGCGCGCCCGCGAGCTGGCGGAACGCAAGCTCGAAGAAGAACAGGAAGGCAAGCCGGTCCCGGTTTCCGTGATTTCCCCGGAAGAGACCAGCCGCCAGTACATCGCCGAATATCTCTCCCCCATGCTGCATCCCCTGGGGACGCTGGGCATGGTGCTCATCTTCACCGTGTACATGCTGCTCAAGCGCGAAGACCTGCGCAACCGCCTGCTGCTGCTGGCCGGATTCGGCCGCCTGAATCTGATGACCCAGGCGCTCAACGACGCAGCCGCGCGCATCAGCCGCTTCCTGGTGATGAACACGCTGGTGAACTGCGGTTACGGCATTCTCTTCGCGGGCGGACTCTATTTGCTGCGCGTACCCAACGCCACGCTGTGGGGTGCGCTGCTGGCCATCCTGCGCATGGTGCCCTATGTCGGCACCATGATTGTCGGCACCGCCACGCTGCTCTATACGCTGGCCATCTTCACCACCTGGTGGCATGCGCTGTGGGTCTTCCTGCTCTTCGCGGGCATGGAGATCGTCATCGCGAACTTCGTCGAGCCATATCTCTATGGCAGCCGCACCGGCATTTCAGCGCTGGCGCTGGTGGCCATGGCCATGGTGTGGACACTGCTCTGGGGCTGGGCCGGCCTGGTCGTCTCGACGCCCCTCACCGTCTGCCTCATCGTGCTCGGCCGCTACCTGCCGCAGATGTCTTTCCTGCATATCCTGCTGGGTGACGAGGCGGAGCTTGCGCCGGAGGCCAAATTCTACGAGCGATTGCTGGCCACCGATCAGGCCGAGGCCCATCACATCGCCGACCGCTTCCTGGAAACGCACACCCTGGTCGATCTCTACGACGAGGTCGTAATGCCCGCGCTGACCATGACCGAGCAGGACCGGCACAAGGGTGTGCTCGATGAGCTTCGCGCCACGTATCTCTTCCAGAGCGCGACAGAACTGATCGCCGAGCTGACCGATTACCGCGCGCAGGCCAATGTCGATCCCATATGCCCTCCAGAGAGCATCCCCGCGCGCGCAACACCGGTCGTGTGCATCCCGGCGAACGATCATGCCGATGAGATCGCAGCGACGATGTTTGCGCAGCTGCTCGAACAATGTGGACATAAGACGCTGATGCTGCCCGGCGCGGCCGTCTCCACAGAGATTCTCGAACGGCTGGCCGAAGAACCGGATACCATCCTCTGCATCTCGGCTCTGCAGCCCTTCGCCTTTGCCCATGCGCGCAAGCTTGCGCTGCGGCTGCGCGAGGGCCTGCCTGCGAATCGCATCCTCATCGGGCTATGGGGCGCTGCGGGAGACAAGGATGCGCTGCGGGAACGCTTCGGAGCAGGCCGTCCGGAAGTCGTCGTCGGGAAACTGCGCGACGGGCTGGAATGGGTCAGGGGTGGAAATCGGACTGCGCACCATTGGCATAAGCCGGCAGTTATCGAACAACCATAA
- the frr gene encoding ribosome recycling factor encodes MPPAVMANIPALKDSYLQLKSRMDKAVADFQSNLASTRTGRASIQMLDQIRVDYYGTPTPLSSIGQLTTPDANMIVIQPWEPSLIGEIEKALRASDQHYNPQNDGKVVRVPIPPMTEERRREVVKHLSKVLEDHRTAVRNIRRDGNDVIKKASKDKLISADEEKRSLDEMQKLTDEEIRKMEEMSKKKEAEVMQI; translated from the coding sequence ATGCCACCAGCCGTCATGGCGAACATTCCCGCCCTCAAGGACAGCTATCTGCAGCTCAAGTCCCGCATGGACAAGGCCGTCGCCGATTTCCAGTCAAACCTGGCCTCCACGCGCACCGGGCGCGCCTCCATCCAGATGCTCGACCAGATTCGTGTCGACTATTACGGTACGCCGACGCCGCTCAGCAGCATCGGCCAGCTGACCACGCCGGATGCGAACATGATCGTGATCCAGCCGTGGGAGCCGAGCCTGATCGGTGAGATCGAGAAGGCCCTTCGCGCCTCCGACCAGCACTACAATCCGCAGAATGACGGTAAGGTGGTGCGTGTGCCGATTCCGCCGATGACCGAAGAGCGCCGCCGCGAGGTCGTCAAGCACCTCAGCAAGGTGCTCGAGGATCATCGCACCGCGGTGCGCAACATCCGCCGCGACGGCAACGATGTCATCAAGAAGGCCTCGAAGGACAAGCTGATCTCGGCCGATGAGGAAAAGCGCTCACTCGACGAGATGCAGAAGCTCACCGACGAAGAGATTCGCAAAATGGAAGAGATGTCGAAGAAGAAGGAAGCCGAGGTCATGCAGATTTGA
- the lipA gene encoding lipoyl synthase, which yields MATAPNQPASGDLVQINLAPRKPAPKPEWLKARAPVGDNYHNLKKLARDLNLHTVCESAHCPNIGECWNHKTATFMMLGNLCTRRCGFCAVPKGKPEPIDMDEPRRVAEAVAQLGLKFAVITSVNRDDDILGGARAFAKVIEEIRKQAPGCQVEVLIPDFQGNEDAIRIVVDAHPEILNHNTESVPRLYRAVRSGARYERTLRLLEFSKQLDSTVVTKTGVMVGLGEEMQELLDVYRDLRNVGTDVLTIGQYLRPSKDHLPMTRYYTPEEFAFMKTEALAMGFRHVESGPLVRSSYHAHEQADAASGVRLLV from the coding sequence ATGGCTACTGCACCGAATCAGCCAGCCTCGGGTGATCTTGTCCAGATCAACCTCGCGCCGCGTAAGCCTGCTCCCAAGCCGGAATGGCTGAAGGCGCGCGCCCCGGTGGGCGACAACTACCACAATCTCAAGAAGCTGGCCCGCGATCTCAATCTGCACACGGTCTGCGAGTCCGCGCACTGCCCGAACATCGGCGAGTGCTGGAACCACAAGACCGCCACGTTCATGATGCTCGGCAACCTTTGCACGCGCCGGTGCGGTTTCTGCGCGGTGCCCAAAGGCAAGCCCGAGCCGATCGACATGGATGAGCCGCGCCGCGTGGCCGAAGCCGTTGCCCAGCTGGGGCTCAAGTTCGCTGTCATCACCAGCGTCAATCGCGATGACGATATTCTTGGCGGCGCCCGCGCCTTTGCCAAGGTCATCGAGGAGATCCGCAAGCAGGCTCCCGGCTGCCAGGTGGAAGTGCTGATTCCCGACTTCCAGGGCAACGAGGACGCGATCCGCATCGTCGTCGACGCGCACCCGGAGATCCTGAACCACAATACCGAATCGGTGCCGCGCCTCTATCGCGCCGTGCGCTCGGGCGCGCGCTATGAGCGCACGCTGCGGCTGCTCGAGTTTTCGAAGCAGCTCGACTCGACCGTGGTGACCAAGACCGGCGTCATGGTCGGCCTCGGTGAAGAGATGCAGGAGCTGCTCGATGTTTACCGTGACCTGCGCAACGTGGGCACGGATGTGCTCACCATCGGCCAGTACCTGCGTCCCTCGAAGGACCACCTGCCGATGACCCGTTATTACACACCCGAGGAGTTCGCTTTTATGAAGACCGAGGCGCTGGCGATGGGTTTCCGGCACGTGGAATCGGGACCACTGGTGCGTTCCTCGTATCATGCGCATGAGCAGGCAGACGCGGCCAGCGGAGTCCGGCTGCTGGTGTAG
- a CDS encoding helix-turn-helix domain-containing protein gives MSTLLADPAKMIARGAPRLIHTEEELDAYTAALFRLTSLEAPSPSEREAIELLTVLIEQYEQQHYALPKADSGTVLRFLIEQQGLTQRDLIPEFGTESAVSMFLNGRRKLTLEQVRRLSARFGLSADVFLD, from the coding sequence ATGAGCACTCTACTCGCAGATCCGGCTAAGATGATTGCCCGCGGTGCGCCGCGGCTGATCCACACGGAAGAAGAACTTGACGCCTATACTGCTGCGCTCTTCCGCCTTACATCGCTGGAGGCGCCTTCGCCTTCGGAGCGCGAAGCGATCGAGCTGCTGACTGTGCTTATCGAACAGTATGAACAGCAGCACTATGCGCTGCCGAAGGCTGACAGCGGCACGGTGCTGCGTTTTCTGATCGAACAGCAAGGACTCACGCAACGCGACCTCATCCCTGAGTTCGGTACCGAGAGCGCCGTTTCCATGTTCCTGAATGGCCGCCGGAAGCTCACGCTCGAACAGGTCCGGAGGCTGAGTGCCCGCTTCGGCCTGTCCGCGGATGTGTTTCTGGATTAG
- a CDS encoding type II toxin-antitoxin system HigB family toxin, protein MHLVTRRHLREAAARFPDAVSEIAAWSTIVASVRWHRFAEVREVFPDADQVDGYVIFNIRHNRYRLVTVIHYAKTARGQQTEGHVYIRSFLTHREYDKRSNWDRRFGKA, encoded by the coding sequence ATGCATCTGGTCACTCGCAGGCATCTGAGGGAAGCTGCGGCCAGGTTTCCCGATGCGGTAAGCGAGATCGCTGCCTGGTCAACGATTGTTGCCTCTGTTCGCTGGCATCGTTTTGCTGAAGTGCGAGAGGTCTTTCCGGATGCGGATCAGGTGGATGGATATGTGATTTTCAATATCCGTCACAACCGGTACCGGCTGGTTACCGTGATCCATTACGCAAAGACGGCGCGCGGGCAACAGACTGAGGGGCATGTCTACATCCGGTCTTTTCTGACGCACCGGGAGTATGACAAGCGCAGTAACTGGGACAGGAGGTTTGGCAAAGCATGA
- a CDS encoding HipA family kinase produces the protein MIRTVRATRYALALREGGSLPGLVEADDLGFYVVKFRGAGQGALALVAELVAGEIGRRLGLAVPELVFVDVDPVLGRNDPDAEIRHLLKASVGLNLGLDYLPGSIMFDRQAGDTASPEIASMAVWFDAFVQNVDRTARNPNLLVWHRTLHFIDQGAALYFHHNWQTAASKAESAFPEVAKHLLLPWASTIPEAAAQARSLLHADVLRDILARVPDAWIESEQRTAQERRNDYLDYLMRRLAASAHFEEEAIRSHDRLL, from the coding sequence ATGATACGTACGGTCCGAGCCACGCGATACGCGCTTGCACTGCGTGAGGGAGGGTCCCTTCCGGGGCTGGTAGAGGCCGATGACCTGGGCTTTTATGTGGTCAAGTTCCGTGGCGCCGGCCAGGGAGCCCTGGCGCTGGTAGCCGAACTCGTCGCCGGAGAGATAGGACGGCGGCTGGGTCTGGCAGTTCCGGAGCTGGTCTTCGTCGATGTAGACCCTGTGCTGGGACGAAACGACCCGGATGCCGAAATTCGCCACCTGCTGAAAGCGAGCGTAGGGCTGAACCTTGGGCTCGATTACCTGCCGGGATCGATCATGTTCGATCGCCAGGCGGGAGATACCGCATCCCCCGAAATAGCCTCGATGGCAGTGTGGTTCGATGCCTTTGTCCAGAACGTCGACCGGACAGCCCGCAATCCCAACCTGCTGGTATGGCATCGCACCCTGCATTTCATCGATCAGGGAGCCGCGCTTTATTTTCATCACAACTGGCAGACGGCAGCTTCGAAGGCCGAATCGGCATTTCCGGAAGTAGCGAAACATCTGCTTCTGCCATGGGCGAGCACGATACCCGAGGCAGCCGCTCAAGCGCGCTCCCTGCTGCATGCGGACGTGCTGCGCGACATCCTGGCACGGGTGCCGGATGCCTGGATTGAAAGCGAGCAGCGGACGGCGCAGGAAAGACGCAACGATTATCTCGACTACCTGATGCGAAGGCTGGCAGCCTCGGCCCATTTTGAAGAGGAGGCGATACGCAGCCATGACCGCCTCCTTTGA
- a CDS encoding DUF3037 domain-containing protein: MTASFDYAVLRVVPRVERQEFVNIGVIVFCLERRFLQAKVQVDEARLHALWPALDVALIQRHADAVVRVCTGDAEGEIASLSLRERFHWLTSPRSTVIQTSAIHTGICGEDGAEAMLERLFQQLVAVE, from the coding sequence ATGACCGCCTCCTTTGATTACGCCGTTCTGCGCGTGGTGCCGCGCGTGGAGCGTCAGGAGTTCGTGAATATCGGGGTGATCGTCTTTTGCCTCGAAAGACGATTCCTCCAGGCGAAAGTACAGGTAGACGAGGCACGGCTCCACGCATTGTGGCCGGCACTGGACGTTGCGCTCATTCAGCGGCACGCGGATGCGGTCGTGCGTGTCTGCACAGGAGATGCAGAGGGAGAAATCGCGTCGCTGTCCCTGCGCGAAAGATTTCACTGGCTGACGTCACCACGCAGCACGGTGATTCAGACATCGGCGATACACACTGGAATCTGTGGTGAGGACGGCGCGGAAGCGATGCTCGAACGGCTCTTTCAGCAGCTCGTCGCCGTGGAGTAA